The following coding sequences are from one Gadus macrocephalus chromosome 3, ASM3116895v1 window:
- the LOC132453707 gene encoding putative nuclease HARBI1, giving the protein MEPEIIISFFIFYFLLEELGNTHRRSRRGIYLRLRARDDHRLPRPVYCRINPTVPVLDRYFNGQDTKTDFRLGREALAVLLDLLGQERSHGWGATIETLVFLFWLASGTSYRVVSRVFGMPRSTVHRIVHRVTEEVVAIRHKVIHLPKTPEDLVAVTNGFAGLARHRAFGKAAGAIDGCHVRIKPPSGPDGHCYRNRKLFSSIILQAVCDHQGRFLDTYVGWPGSVHDSRVLRHSPLYRSLYPPPGHFILADGGYPCLQHPLPLITPYKRPVRGVGAQRFNWHHSRARSIIERAFGMMKTRFRAIFLQALEVHHTFVPHVITACAILHNICLGADDIMAPEEEDEPEEDVEEDEGGDGLEAVSGAPWRDQLSAEVSALEEAHPDHQYIQAMERHIQYTLETNPGCPTDRRHQGL; this is encoded by the exons atGGAGCCAGAAATtataatttcattttttatcttttattttttattggaggAGTTGGGGAATACTCACCGCCGGAGCCGACGGGGGATATATCTTCGGCTCCGAGCAAGAGACGACCACAGATTG CCCAGACCCGTGTACTGCAGGATCAATCCAACGGTTCCTGTCCTGGACCGTTATTTTAATGGCCAGGACACCAAAACGGATTTCCGATTGGGCAGGGAGGCCCTGGCAGTGCTGCTGGACCTTCTCGGCCAGGAGCGGAGCCATGGATGGGGTGCCACCATTGAGACCCTGGTGTTTCTATTCTGGCTGGCTAGTGGGACATCATACAGGGTGGTCTCCAGAGTGTTCGGGATGCCTCGTTCCACTGTCCACCGCATCGTCCACAGGGTCACTGAGGAGGTGGTGGCCATTCGCCACaaa GTCATCCACCTCCCGAAGACCCCTGAAGACCTGGTGGCAGTGACCAATGGGTTTGCAGGGCTGGCAAGACACCGCGCTTTTGGGAAAGCAGCGGGAGCAATCGACGGCTGCCATGTCCGTATCAAGCCACCGAGCGGCCCTGATGGTCACTGCTACAGGAACAGGAAACTGTTTTCCTCCATAATTCTGCAGGCTGTTTGTGACCATCAGGGCCGCTTCCTTGATACGTACGTGGGCTGGCCTGGATCAGTCCATGACTCCAGAGTCCTCCGCCACAGCCCACTGTATAGGTCACTCTACCCTCCTCCAGGGCACTTCATCCTTGCAGACGGCGGGTACCCTTGCCTCCAACACCCACTACCCCTCATCACTCCCTACAAGAGGCCAGTGCGAGGTGTGGGAGCCCAGCGCTTCAACTGGCATCATTCCAGGGCACGCTCCATTATAGAGCGTGCTTTTGGAATGATGAAGACCAGGTTCAGGGCCATCTTCCTGCAAGCGCTGGAGGTGCACCACACCTTCGTACCTCAC GTCATAACAGCATGTGCCATCCTCCACAACATCTGCCTTGGGGCCGATGACATCATggccccagaggaggaggatgagcctGAGGAGGAtgtagaggaggatgaggggggcgATGGTTTGGAGGCAGTCAGTGGTGCTCCCTGGCGGGACCAGCTGTCTGCAGAGGTGTCTGCCCTGGAGGAGGCCCACCCTGACCACCAATATATACAGGCAA TGGAGAGGCATATCCAGTACACTCTGGAGACCAACCCTGGATGTCCCACTGACAGGAGACACCAGGGTCTTTAA